One Equus asinus isolate D_3611 breed Donkey chromosome 26, EquAss-T2T_v2, whole genome shotgun sequence genomic window carries:
- the ZNF227 gene encoding zinc finger protein 227 isoform X1 has translation MPSQDSDLPQKEQEKMTKFQEAVTFRDVAVTFTEEELGLLDPAQRQLYRDVMLENFRNLLSVGHLPFKPSLLSQLEAEENLCMVERETWRNGCSSEKHVAALAGSKNQNEMETLQKVALKYFSREELSCWQIWKQVASDLTDCLQRKSSQLLQGDCIQVSENGEDRTNHKGASSSDIENQEFAILRTQDSCRNTHLSESRNQRRGKQINMKNNLHVCEAFVKKSRLGDCVKTDAEQKPYRCNECGTSIRDGFNQHLLLGEKLHPCREGGKGFSYGPVLPVHQHVHPGERCSSQSAHLQPHQRTHPEVKLHRCHDADDCFSKSSFHSHQSHPAGEKAYQCDSCGKRFSSSTGLIIHYRTHTGEKPYRCEECGKCFSQSSNFQCHQRVHTEEKPYKCEECGKGFGWSVNLRVHQRVHRGEKPYKCEECGKGFTQAAHYHIHQRVHTGEKPYKCDVCGKGFSHNSPLICHRRVHTGEKPYKCEACGKGFTRNTDLHIHFRVHTGEKPYKCKECGKGFSQASNLQVHQNVHTGEKRFKCETCGKGFSQSSKLQTHQRVHTGEKPYSCDVCGKDFSYSSNLKLHQVIHTGEKPYKCEECGKGFSWRSNLHAHQRVHSGEKPYKCEECDKSFSQAIDFRVHQRVHTGEKPYKCGVCGKGFSQSSGLQSHQRVHTGEKPYKCDVCGKGFRYSSQFIYHQRGHTGEKPYKCEECGKGFGRSLNLRHHQRVHTGEKPHKCEECGKAFSLPSNLRVHLSVHSREKLFKCEECGKGFSQSSRLQAHQRVHTGEKPYKCDVCGKDFSHRSRLTYHQKVHMGKNF, from the exons ATGCCTTCTCAGGACTCTGACCTTCCCCAGAAGGAGCAGGAGAAAATGACCAAGTTTCAG GAGGCAGTGACGTTCAGGGACGTGGCCGTGACCTTCacggaggaggagctggggctgctGGACCCCGCCCAGAGGCAGCTGTACCGGgacgtgatgctggagaacttcaGGAACCTGCTGTCTGTGG GACACCTTCCCTTCAAACCAAGTCTGCTGTCCCAGTTGGAGGCAGAAGAAAACCTTTGCATGGTGGAACGAGAAACGTGGAGAAATGGGTGTTCCAGTGAGAAGCACGTGGCCGCTCTTGCAG GCAGCAAGAATCAAAATGAGATGGAGACTCTTCAGAAAGTTGCCTTAAAATACTTTTCACGTGAAGAGCTATCCTGCTGGCAAATCTGGAAACAGGTTGCAAGTGACTTAACCGATTGTCTTCAGAGGAAGAGTTCTCAGTTACTCCAAGGCGATTGTATTCAGGTTTCTGAAAATGGGGAGGATAGAACGAATCACAAAGGAGCTAGCTCCAGTGACATTGAAAACCAAGAGTTTGCGATTTTGAGAACCCAGGATTCTTGCAGGAATACACATCTGAGTGAGTCGCGGAATCAGAGAAGAGGCAAGCAAATTAACATGAAAAATAACCTGCATGTATGTGAAGCCTTTGTGAAGAAATCACGACTTGGTGATTGTGTTAAAACTGACGCGGAACAGAAACCCTACAGATGTAATGAATGTGGCACAAGCATTCGTGATGGCTTCAACCAGCATTTACTCTTAGGAGAGAAACTCCATCCATGTCGTGAGGGTGGGAAAGGCTTCAGTTATGGCCCAGTGCTTCCAGTTCATCAGCACGTCCACCCAGGAGAGAGATGCTCCAGCCAGAGCGCACATCTGCAGCCGCATCAGAGAACTCACCCAGAAGTGAAGCTCCATCGATGTCACGATGCTGACGATTGCTTCAGCAAGAGCTCTTTTCATTCCCATCAGTCTCATCCCGCGGGAGAGAAGGCCTATCAATGTGACAGTTGTGGCAAGCGCTTCAGTAGCAGCACAGGTCTCATCATTCATTACAgaactcacacaggagagaagcctTACAGATGTGAGGAGTGTGGGAAATGCTTCAGTCAGAGTTCCAATTTTCAGTGCCATCAGAGAGTCCACACTGAAGAAAAGCCATACAAATGTGAGGAGTGTGGGAAGGGCTTCGGCTGGAGTGTTAATCTTCGTGTTCATCAGCGGGTCCACAggggagagaaaccctataaatgtgaAGAGTGTGGGAAGGGCTTCACTCAGGCGGCCCACTATCACATCCATCAGAGGGTCCACACGGGGGAAAAACCGTACAAATGCGACGTCTGCGGGAAGGGCTTCAGTCACAATTCACCCTTAATATGCCATCGGAGagtccacactggagagaaaccatacAAATGCGAGGCGTGCGGGAAAGGCTTTACCCGTAACACGGATCTTCATATCCATTTCAGGGTTCACACGGGAGAGAAGCCGTACAAATGTAAGGAGTGTGGGAAGGGCTTCAGCCAGGCTTCCAATCTTCAAGTCCATCAGAACGTCCACACTGGGGAGAAGAGATTCAAGTGTGAAACGTGTGGGAAGGGCTTTAGTCAGTCATCCAAGCTGCAAACCCATCAGAGagtccacactggagagaaaccctacagCTGCGACGTGTGCGGGAAGGACTTCAGCTATAGTTCAAATCTTAAACTGCACCAAGTcattcacactggagaaaagccATATAAATGTGAGGAGTGTGGGAAGGGCTTCAGCTGGAGATCAAATCTTCACGCTCATCAGAGAGTCCACTCAGGAGAGAAGCCCTATAAATGCGAGGAGTGTGATAAGAGCTTCAGTCAGGCCATAGATTTTCGGGTCCATCAGCGagtccacactggagagaaaccgtaCAAATGTGGGGTGTGTGGGAAAGGCTTCAGTCAATCCTCTGGTCTTCAGTCCCATCAGAGAGtccacactggggagaagccGTACAAATGTGACGTCTGTGGAAAAGGCTTCCGATACAGTTCCCAGTTTATATACCATCAGAGAGGCCACACAGGAGAAAAACCTTACAAATGTGAGGAGTGTGGGAAGGGTTTCGGGAGGAGCTTGAATCTCCGCCATCATCAGAGGGTCCACACGGGAGAGAAACCCCATAAATGCGAggagtgtgggaaggccttcagtcTCCCCTCCAACCTGAGAGTCCATCTGAGCGTCCACTCTAGGGAGAAGCTGTTTAAATGTGAGGAGTGTGGGAAGGGCTTCAGTCAGAGTTCGCGTCTTCAAGCCCACCAGAGAGTCCACACGGGAGAAAAACCCTACAAATGTGACGTGTGTGGGAAAGACTTCAGTCACCGTTCACGTCTTACGTACCATCAGAAAGTTCACATgggcaagaatttttaa
- the ZNF227 gene encoding zinc finger protein 227 isoform X2, producing MPFFLYFICGMPPQHGLTGHLPFKPSLLSQLEAEENLCMVERETWRNGCSSEKHVAALAGSKNQNEMETLQKVALKYFSREELSCWQIWKQVASDLTDCLQRKSSQLLQGDCIQVSENGEDRTNHKGASSSDIENQEFAILRTQDSCRNTHLSESRNQRRGKQINMKNNLHVCEAFVKKSRLGDCVKTDAEQKPYRCNECGTSIRDGFNQHLLLGEKLHPCREGGKGFSYGPVLPVHQHVHPGERCSSQSAHLQPHQRTHPEVKLHRCHDADDCFSKSSFHSHQSHPAGEKAYQCDSCGKRFSSSTGLIIHYRTHTGEKPYRCEECGKCFSQSSNFQCHQRVHTEEKPYKCEECGKGFGWSVNLRVHQRVHRGEKPYKCEECGKGFTQAAHYHIHQRVHTGEKPYKCDVCGKGFSHNSPLICHRRVHTGEKPYKCEACGKGFTRNTDLHIHFRVHTGEKPYKCKECGKGFSQASNLQVHQNVHTGEKRFKCETCGKGFSQSSKLQTHQRVHTGEKPYSCDVCGKDFSYSSNLKLHQVIHTGEKPYKCEECGKGFSWRSNLHAHQRVHSGEKPYKCEECDKSFSQAIDFRVHQRVHTGEKPYKCGVCGKGFSQSSGLQSHQRVHTGEKPYKCDVCGKGFRYSSQFIYHQRGHTGEKPYKCEECGKGFGRSLNLRHHQRVHTGEKPHKCEECGKAFSLPSNLRVHLSVHSREKLFKCEECGKGFSQSSRLQAHQRVHTGEKPYKCDVCGKDFSHRSRLTYHQKVHMGKNF from the exons atgcccttcttcctttactttatatgtgggatgccaccacagcatggcttgacag GACACCTTCCCTTCAAACCAAGTCTGCTGTCCCAGTTGGAGGCAGAAGAAAACCTTTGCATGGTGGAACGAGAAACGTGGAGAAATGGGTGTTCCAGTGAGAAGCACGTGGCCGCTCTTGCAG GCAGCAAGAATCAAAATGAGATGGAGACTCTTCAGAAAGTTGCCTTAAAATACTTTTCACGTGAAGAGCTATCCTGCTGGCAAATCTGGAAACAGGTTGCAAGTGACTTAACCGATTGTCTTCAGAGGAAGAGTTCTCAGTTACTCCAAGGCGATTGTATTCAGGTTTCTGAAAATGGGGAGGATAGAACGAATCACAAAGGAGCTAGCTCCAGTGACATTGAAAACCAAGAGTTTGCGATTTTGAGAACCCAGGATTCTTGCAGGAATACACATCTGAGTGAGTCGCGGAATCAGAGAAGAGGCAAGCAAATTAACATGAAAAATAACCTGCATGTATGTGAAGCCTTTGTGAAGAAATCACGACTTGGTGATTGTGTTAAAACTGACGCGGAACAGAAACCCTACAGATGTAATGAATGTGGCACAAGCATTCGTGATGGCTTCAACCAGCATTTACTCTTAGGAGAGAAACTCCATCCATGTCGTGAGGGTGGGAAAGGCTTCAGTTATGGCCCAGTGCTTCCAGTTCATCAGCACGTCCACCCAGGAGAGAGATGCTCCAGCCAGAGCGCACATCTGCAGCCGCATCAGAGAACTCACCCAGAAGTGAAGCTCCATCGATGTCACGATGCTGACGATTGCTTCAGCAAGAGCTCTTTTCATTCCCATCAGTCTCATCCCGCGGGAGAGAAGGCCTATCAATGTGACAGTTGTGGCAAGCGCTTCAGTAGCAGCACAGGTCTCATCATTCATTACAgaactcacacaggagagaagcctTACAGATGTGAGGAGTGTGGGAAATGCTTCAGTCAGAGTTCCAATTTTCAGTGCCATCAGAGAGTCCACACTGAAGAAAAGCCATACAAATGTGAGGAGTGTGGGAAGGGCTTCGGCTGGAGTGTTAATCTTCGTGTTCATCAGCGGGTCCACAggggagagaaaccctataaatgtgaAGAGTGTGGGAAGGGCTTCACTCAGGCGGCCCACTATCACATCCATCAGAGGGTCCACACGGGGGAAAAACCGTACAAATGCGACGTCTGCGGGAAGGGCTTCAGTCACAATTCACCCTTAATATGCCATCGGAGagtccacactggagagaaaccatacAAATGCGAGGCGTGCGGGAAAGGCTTTACCCGTAACACGGATCTTCATATCCATTTCAGGGTTCACACGGGAGAGAAGCCGTACAAATGTAAGGAGTGTGGGAAGGGCTTCAGCCAGGCTTCCAATCTTCAAGTCCATCAGAACGTCCACACTGGGGAGAAGAGATTCAAGTGTGAAACGTGTGGGAAGGGCTTTAGTCAGTCATCCAAGCTGCAAACCCATCAGAGagtccacactggagagaaaccctacagCTGCGACGTGTGCGGGAAGGACTTCAGCTATAGTTCAAATCTTAAACTGCACCAAGTcattcacactggagaaaagccATATAAATGTGAGGAGTGTGGGAAGGGCTTCAGCTGGAGATCAAATCTTCACGCTCATCAGAGAGTCCACTCAGGAGAGAAGCCCTATAAATGCGAGGAGTGTGATAAGAGCTTCAGTCAGGCCATAGATTTTCGGGTCCATCAGCGagtccacactggagagaaaccgtaCAAATGTGGGGTGTGTGGGAAAGGCTTCAGTCAATCCTCTGGTCTTCAGTCCCATCAGAGAGtccacactggggagaagccGTACAAATGTGACGTCTGTGGAAAAGGCTTCCGATACAGTTCCCAGTTTATATACCATCAGAGAGGCCACACAGGAGAAAAACCTTACAAATGTGAGGAGTGTGGGAAGGGTTTCGGGAGGAGCTTGAATCTCCGCCATCATCAGAGGGTCCACACGGGAGAGAAACCCCATAAATGCGAggagtgtgggaaggccttcagtcTCCCCTCCAACCTGAGAGTCCATCTGAGCGTCCACTCTAGGGAGAAGCTGTTTAAATGTGAGGAGTGTGGGAAGGGCTTCAGTCAGAGTTCGCGTCTTCAAGCCCACCAGAGAGTCCACACGGGAGAAAAACCCTACAAATGTGACGTGTGTGGGAAAGACTTCAGTCACCGTTCACGTCTTACGTACCATCAGAAAGTTCACATgggcaagaatttttaa
- the ZNF227 gene encoding zinc finger protein 227 isoform X4 encodes METLQKVALKYFSREELSCWQIWKQVASDLTDCLQRKSSQLLQGDCIQVSENGEDRTNHKGASSSDIENQEFAILRTQDSCRNTHLSESRNQRRGKQINMKNNLHVCEAFVKKSRLGDCVKTDAEQKPYRCNECGTSIRDGFNQHLLLGEKLHPCREGGKGFSYGPVLPVHQHVHPGERCSSQSAHLQPHQRTHPEVKLHRCHDADDCFSKSSFHSHQSHPAGEKAYQCDSCGKRFSSSTGLIIHYRTHTGEKPYRCEECGKCFSQSSNFQCHQRVHTEEKPYKCEECGKGFGWSVNLRVHQRVHRGEKPYKCEECGKGFTQAAHYHIHQRVHTGEKPYKCDVCGKGFSHNSPLICHRRVHTGEKPYKCEACGKGFTRNTDLHIHFRVHTGEKPYKCKECGKGFSQASNLQVHQNVHTGEKRFKCETCGKGFSQSSKLQTHQRVHTGEKPYSCDVCGKDFSYSSNLKLHQVIHTGEKPYKCEECGKGFSWRSNLHAHQRVHSGEKPYKCEECDKSFSQAIDFRVHQRVHTGEKPYKCGVCGKGFSQSSGLQSHQRVHTGEKPYKCDVCGKGFRYSSQFIYHQRGHTGEKPYKCEECGKGFGRSLNLRHHQRVHTGEKPHKCEECGKAFSLPSNLRVHLSVHSREKLFKCEECGKGFSQSSRLQAHQRVHTGEKPYKCDVCGKDFSHRSRLTYHQKVHMGKNF; translated from the coding sequence ATGGAGACTCTTCAGAAAGTTGCCTTAAAATACTTTTCACGTGAAGAGCTATCCTGCTGGCAAATCTGGAAACAGGTTGCAAGTGACTTAACCGATTGTCTTCAGAGGAAGAGTTCTCAGTTACTCCAAGGCGATTGTATTCAGGTTTCTGAAAATGGGGAGGATAGAACGAATCACAAAGGAGCTAGCTCCAGTGACATTGAAAACCAAGAGTTTGCGATTTTGAGAACCCAGGATTCTTGCAGGAATACACATCTGAGTGAGTCGCGGAATCAGAGAAGAGGCAAGCAAATTAACATGAAAAATAACCTGCATGTATGTGAAGCCTTTGTGAAGAAATCACGACTTGGTGATTGTGTTAAAACTGACGCGGAACAGAAACCCTACAGATGTAATGAATGTGGCACAAGCATTCGTGATGGCTTCAACCAGCATTTACTCTTAGGAGAGAAACTCCATCCATGTCGTGAGGGTGGGAAAGGCTTCAGTTATGGCCCAGTGCTTCCAGTTCATCAGCACGTCCACCCAGGAGAGAGATGCTCCAGCCAGAGCGCACATCTGCAGCCGCATCAGAGAACTCACCCAGAAGTGAAGCTCCATCGATGTCACGATGCTGACGATTGCTTCAGCAAGAGCTCTTTTCATTCCCATCAGTCTCATCCCGCGGGAGAGAAGGCCTATCAATGTGACAGTTGTGGCAAGCGCTTCAGTAGCAGCACAGGTCTCATCATTCATTACAgaactcacacaggagagaagcctTACAGATGTGAGGAGTGTGGGAAATGCTTCAGTCAGAGTTCCAATTTTCAGTGCCATCAGAGAGTCCACACTGAAGAAAAGCCATACAAATGTGAGGAGTGTGGGAAGGGCTTCGGCTGGAGTGTTAATCTTCGTGTTCATCAGCGGGTCCACAggggagagaaaccctataaatgtgaAGAGTGTGGGAAGGGCTTCACTCAGGCGGCCCACTATCACATCCATCAGAGGGTCCACACGGGGGAAAAACCGTACAAATGCGACGTCTGCGGGAAGGGCTTCAGTCACAATTCACCCTTAATATGCCATCGGAGagtccacactggagagaaaccatacAAATGCGAGGCGTGCGGGAAAGGCTTTACCCGTAACACGGATCTTCATATCCATTTCAGGGTTCACACGGGAGAGAAGCCGTACAAATGTAAGGAGTGTGGGAAGGGCTTCAGCCAGGCTTCCAATCTTCAAGTCCATCAGAACGTCCACACTGGGGAGAAGAGATTCAAGTGTGAAACGTGTGGGAAGGGCTTTAGTCAGTCATCCAAGCTGCAAACCCATCAGAGagtccacactggagagaaaccctacagCTGCGACGTGTGCGGGAAGGACTTCAGCTATAGTTCAAATCTTAAACTGCACCAAGTcattcacactggagaaaagccATATAAATGTGAGGAGTGTGGGAAGGGCTTCAGCTGGAGATCAAATCTTCACGCTCATCAGAGAGTCCACTCAGGAGAGAAGCCCTATAAATGCGAGGAGTGTGATAAGAGCTTCAGTCAGGCCATAGATTTTCGGGTCCATCAGCGagtccacactggagagaaaccgtaCAAATGTGGGGTGTGTGGGAAAGGCTTCAGTCAATCCTCTGGTCTTCAGTCCCATCAGAGAGtccacactggggagaagccGTACAAATGTGACGTCTGTGGAAAAGGCTTCCGATACAGTTCCCAGTTTATATACCATCAGAGAGGCCACACAGGAGAAAAACCTTACAAATGTGAGGAGTGTGGGAAGGGTTTCGGGAGGAGCTTGAATCTCCGCCATCATCAGAGGGTCCACACGGGAGAGAAACCCCATAAATGCGAggagtgtgggaaggccttcagtcTCCCCTCCAACCTGAGAGTCCATCTGAGCGTCCACTCTAGGGAGAAGCTGTTTAAATGTGAGGAGTGTGGGAAGGGCTTCAGTCAGAGTTCGCGTCTTCAAGCCCACCAGAGAGTCCACACGGGAGAAAAACCCTACAAATGTGACGTGTGTGGGAAAGACTTCAGTCACCGTTCACGTCTTACGTACCATCAGAAAGTTCACATgggcaagaatttttaa
- the ZNF227 gene encoding zinc finger protein 227 isoform X3: MLENFRNLLSVGHLPFKPSLLSQLEAEENLCMVERETWRNGCSSEKHVAALAGSKNQNEMETLQKVALKYFSREELSCWQIWKQVASDLTDCLQRKSSQLLQGDCIQVSENGEDRTNHKGASSSDIENQEFAILRTQDSCRNTHLSESRNQRRGKQINMKNNLHVCEAFVKKSRLGDCVKTDAEQKPYRCNECGTSIRDGFNQHLLLGEKLHPCREGGKGFSYGPVLPVHQHVHPGERCSSQSAHLQPHQRTHPEVKLHRCHDADDCFSKSSFHSHQSHPAGEKAYQCDSCGKRFSSSTGLIIHYRTHTGEKPYRCEECGKCFSQSSNFQCHQRVHTEEKPYKCEECGKGFGWSVNLRVHQRVHRGEKPYKCEECGKGFTQAAHYHIHQRVHTGEKPYKCDVCGKGFSHNSPLICHRRVHTGEKPYKCEACGKGFTRNTDLHIHFRVHTGEKPYKCKECGKGFSQASNLQVHQNVHTGEKRFKCETCGKGFSQSSKLQTHQRVHTGEKPYSCDVCGKDFSYSSNLKLHQVIHTGEKPYKCEECGKGFSWRSNLHAHQRVHSGEKPYKCEECDKSFSQAIDFRVHQRVHTGEKPYKCGVCGKGFSQSSGLQSHQRVHTGEKPYKCDVCGKGFRYSSQFIYHQRGHTGEKPYKCEECGKGFGRSLNLRHHQRVHTGEKPHKCEECGKAFSLPSNLRVHLSVHSREKLFKCEECGKGFSQSSRLQAHQRVHTGEKPYKCDVCGKDFSHRSRLTYHQKVHMGKNF, translated from the exons atgctggagaacttcaGGAACCTGCTGTCTGTGG GACACCTTCCCTTCAAACCAAGTCTGCTGTCCCAGTTGGAGGCAGAAGAAAACCTTTGCATGGTGGAACGAGAAACGTGGAGAAATGGGTGTTCCAGTGAGAAGCACGTGGCCGCTCTTGCAG GCAGCAAGAATCAAAATGAGATGGAGACTCTTCAGAAAGTTGCCTTAAAATACTTTTCACGTGAAGAGCTATCCTGCTGGCAAATCTGGAAACAGGTTGCAAGTGACTTAACCGATTGTCTTCAGAGGAAGAGTTCTCAGTTACTCCAAGGCGATTGTATTCAGGTTTCTGAAAATGGGGAGGATAGAACGAATCACAAAGGAGCTAGCTCCAGTGACATTGAAAACCAAGAGTTTGCGATTTTGAGAACCCAGGATTCTTGCAGGAATACACATCTGAGTGAGTCGCGGAATCAGAGAAGAGGCAAGCAAATTAACATGAAAAATAACCTGCATGTATGTGAAGCCTTTGTGAAGAAATCACGACTTGGTGATTGTGTTAAAACTGACGCGGAACAGAAACCCTACAGATGTAATGAATGTGGCACAAGCATTCGTGATGGCTTCAACCAGCATTTACTCTTAGGAGAGAAACTCCATCCATGTCGTGAGGGTGGGAAAGGCTTCAGTTATGGCCCAGTGCTTCCAGTTCATCAGCACGTCCACCCAGGAGAGAGATGCTCCAGCCAGAGCGCACATCTGCAGCCGCATCAGAGAACTCACCCAGAAGTGAAGCTCCATCGATGTCACGATGCTGACGATTGCTTCAGCAAGAGCTCTTTTCATTCCCATCAGTCTCATCCCGCGGGAGAGAAGGCCTATCAATGTGACAGTTGTGGCAAGCGCTTCAGTAGCAGCACAGGTCTCATCATTCATTACAgaactcacacaggagagaagcctTACAGATGTGAGGAGTGTGGGAAATGCTTCAGTCAGAGTTCCAATTTTCAGTGCCATCAGAGAGTCCACACTGAAGAAAAGCCATACAAATGTGAGGAGTGTGGGAAGGGCTTCGGCTGGAGTGTTAATCTTCGTGTTCATCAGCGGGTCCACAggggagagaaaccctataaatgtgaAGAGTGTGGGAAGGGCTTCACTCAGGCGGCCCACTATCACATCCATCAGAGGGTCCACACGGGGGAAAAACCGTACAAATGCGACGTCTGCGGGAAGGGCTTCAGTCACAATTCACCCTTAATATGCCATCGGAGagtccacactggagagaaaccatacAAATGCGAGGCGTGCGGGAAAGGCTTTACCCGTAACACGGATCTTCATATCCATTTCAGGGTTCACACGGGAGAGAAGCCGTACAAATGTAAGGAGTGTGGGAAGGGCTTCAGCCAGGCTTCCAATCTTCAAGTCCATCAGAACGTCCACACTGGGGAGAAGAGATTCAAGTGTGAAACGTGTGGGAAGGGCTTTAGTCAGTCATCCAAGCTGCAAACCCATCAGAGagtccacactggagagaaaccctacagCTGCGACGTGTGCGGGAAGGACTTCAGCTATAGTTCAAATCTTAAACTGCACCAAGTcattcacactggagaaaagccATATAAATGTGAGGAGTGTGGGAAGGGCTTCAGCTGGAGATCAAATCTTCACGCTCATCAGAGAGTCCACTCAGGAGAGAAGCCCTATAAATGCGAGGAGTGTGATAAGAGCTTCAGTCAGGCCATAGATTTTCGGGTCCATCAGCGagtccacactggagagaaaccgtaCAAATGTGGGGTGTGTGGGAAAGGCTTCAGTCAATCCTCTGGTCTTCAGTCCCATCAGAGAGtccacactggggagaagccGTACAAATGTGACGTCTGTGGAAAAGGCTTCCGATACAGTTCCCAGTTTATATACCATCAGAGAGGCCACACAGGAGAAAAACCTTACAAATGTGAGGAGTGTGGGAAGGGTTTCGGGAGGAGCTTGAATCTCCGCCATCATCAGAGGGTCCACACGGGAGAGAAACCCCATAAATGCGAggagtgtgggaaggccttcagtcTCCCCTCCAACCTGAGAGTCCATCTGAGCGTCCACTCTAGGGAGAAGCTGTTTAAATGTGAGGAGTGTGGGAAGGGCTTCAGTCAGAGTTCGCGTCTTCAAGCCCACCAGAGAGTCCACACGGGAGAAAAACCCTACAAATGTGACGTGTGTGGGAAAGACTTCAGTCACCGTTCACGTCTTACGTACCATCAGAAAGTTCACATgggcaagaatttttaa